Part of the Mya arenaria isolate MELC-2E11 chromosome 8, ASM2691426v1 genome, GGGCAGACCATCATAAAGTCCATTTAAGAATAATAAGATTTACTGTCTCACCATTCATATTGTGGAAAATTCTAGCTCCAAAAAACATTGCTACACTGAACTCTTTCTGGGCGATCTTAATGCTTGTGGTCGGTAATATCAACCCGATCTGTTTTCGCTTTTAGCGGGTGTCATATCATACCAATTCGAACTTCCTAATGTGTTTGAAGTGTAGATCCATCGAAAGTTGCATAAACTTTTTCTGAACCATATCATCTGTATggtattatttatgtttaagtccCTTTAGGATGCTGGTAGGATATATTAGGGAACTAACGCATGcagttttatttctaaattggTTATGGATATGTCTGGCTATCAAAAGATGTTGGTGATGGCATTTATTTTGTAGAAATTTTAAAGACAGGctcgttgattttttttctcaaaccgGACCTtttcatgtaaacaatacaGATGTTACCAATACAGTCACTTTTAGATCTTATTGAACACTTTGTGATACACATTGAAAGAAATGGCATAGAATTGATTAAGCTAAATTCAGATGTCAAACCATAAGTCTAATATTGAAATTGGAAGGCTTTTAAATAATGACCTGCATAAtcgaatgtttatttttttttaaatcattattttaccaCAACTGATTGTGAATCCATGCCATTTTGTCAACTGCAGAAAGtaaaacacgtttaaaacaTCAAGAACTGGTAAACTGGTATGATTCTTGGACTGTAATCAACATTCACCTTAAATCAATCTCTATTCATACaccattgacttcattcacacTAAGAAAGTTATTTATAACTAGTGATCCGATTAGCTAGATCATTCGTatatccaattaagaccaatattgaataccagccccgGGGAGGTATTTAATATGAAACTTTAATCATTCTTATGGGCATACATCATTCACTACATTCATTCTATTATTCAGTTGTTATTAATATCAAGCAATACGAtgagctacatcgttcttaaatCCATTTTAGACCAAAGTCGAATGCGTTAAATAGGTTCTCTCTAATTGCAACTAAAGCCCATTCACCCGTAGATATATGTAGAATGGTCATTGTACGTATATGAACAGACGGACAAAGACCAATTTTGAATACCGGGTCagcaatttgttttaataaccaTTATGAAATAATATCCGCGAGTAACATGAAAGATCGCTTTGCATCTtgaatatatattcaaacattagATACACACGTATATATGTTTGACAGTTTTATCGCGTTCATTGACAAACATTCGAGGAGGCTATTGAGTACTTTTATTTAACCTGAGTATATCATTTTAAACGAGTGGATAAAAGTTATCGCTAGACAATgtccatgcatatttataaGCATAAAACGACAAGTTCAATGTATTAAAGCAAGCTACAACGACGGCCGAATTAGCTAAGCACAGTCGCAAAAACATTTGACACATAATAATGTCACTGAACTTGAAAGGCAAGAGGTTTTTAGTGACCGGAGCAGGACGGGGCATTGGGCGAGAGCTTGTCAGAGCTTTATATAAAGAGGAATGTATTGTTTACGCGCTGAACAGGTCTAAGGAGCCGTTGGATACTCTCGTGCAGAACTACCTGCCGTAGTTCCCTTACACGCTGATCTTGAAGACTGGGAGGCAACTAGGTCTTGTCTGGAGAGTATCGAGGTACTGGATGGAGTCGTGAACAGCGCGGGGATCACTAGCCTACCCCCAAACGTCTGTGTTTGAATGCATTAAGGAGATTTTAGATAAGGTTGTTGACTGTCATGTATTCGGGGCGATAAACACTATGCAGGTCGTTGCAAAGAAGATATAGAGGCAGATCGGCCAGGGTCGTTTGTGAACGTATCTAGCGTCCTTTCCCATGTGGCTTTCCCTGGACAGGGGCCATACTGCTTCACAAAGGCTGCGCTCGATATGATTACAAAGCAATTTGCGTTAGAGCTCGGACAGCACAATATTCGAGTAAATTCTATCAATCCAACATTGGTCCTCACAGAGAATATCAAGAAGTTTATAGAAGAAGTGTCTCCTGTGGACAAACTATTTACGTTGCGGGCTCCGTGTGATCGCCTGCCGGAGGTTACGGAAGTGGTTGTTCCAATCATGTACCTGCTGAGCGACATGTCCTCCATGGTTTCGGGAACCAATCAGGTCGTGGACGGTGGGATGCTCTCCTGCTTTATTACGCACCTCTGATGACACGTATAATAACTCGTTTTGTGTAACAGTGTTTGTAGTCAGAATCATGATACATACTTATGAATCCATTGGTTCCGCTTCAAACGACCTTCACAAATCTTGATAAAACGTTAAAACTTGAGTGGATAATATAACTCTGCACATACAAATGTTTCActgaataaaattgaaagcaAAATACGAGGCTGAGTTTTTGTTGATTTAGaatgattttcttaaatattactgACTGTTCCTGAACCCTTGaattattgaaatttgataaaagacATCCAAAAAAGGGAGAagtaaacactttaaataaaggtttataagCTCAAAGTGGTATAGATGTAGAAGGTCACTGCTTAGGTTAGTGGTACACTTTAATATTCAATTACTAGCTGAacgagaaaaaaacacaatgccacaattaaaacaaaatcggaTTAGATATACATAAGAATATCTGGGATAATATATGGTGGgtttaccgccttggaacgggaGCGAAACAGATCTTCACTGGGCATTTGAACCAGTTCATGATTACTCAACGTAACTATTGATTCAAATGTTATCAATTGAACAAATAAACTTATTCGGAACTACCATCGGCTTGGAAATTATAAAGTAGAAAGTAAAGCAAATCGTTTctacttataaaataaatcaatgtacTCAAAACCAGTTACTGTGAGGTATCACCTGTAGTTCATATATATCCCCATTCTATTCTAATCACTATTTAGCTAGAGTAAGAAATTCTTTTTATCTAATTGTGAACAATATGCGGTTGTTATGAAGAATTTCATACAATTGCTAAAATTCGACACACAGCTGCGATTTACCTACAAGGCTTTCAAACTCCgacaaacataataaatacttcaataattaaatactatatgtatttaaaagcagtttGGTATAAATAGTGTCGGTGACTCCATTAACGTAAGCATATGTATCTTaccacattttatgaaaaattattattattattattattctgttGCAACAGTCAATACATTATACAGTATCAGTTCTGTCACATTCattaactgtcaaaacatattcAGGCATCCCCTTAaatgtaaccacggcccccgaggtccggggtataccggggatagtgtttttaccttccaggtggccccgcagtgccgggtgaataccttttgtccctggggtgcggagcatttggcggggatttaaccagcggttcgtccctgcagggtgggaattttacccgggcttggctggcccgaaagtcaaagtccccgctaatccccggacctgggggagccgtggtaacaattgactggtgctaAAGTTCTTGAAGAAAAATACCCAAACTTCCatctatggtggcatataactgccgtaagacaacctgataacttccatccatggtggcatacaacctccgtaagataacctgataacttctaTCTATGGTGGCATAtcactgccgtaagataacttgataacttccatccatggtggcataaaactgccgtaagataacctgataacttccatccatggtcgcatataactgccgtaagataacatgataacttccatccatggtggcatataactgccgtaagataacctgataacttctaTCTAAGCCGTAAGATGACCTGATAACTTCTatctatggtggcatataactgccgtaagataacctgataacttctatccatggtggcatataactgccgtaagataacctgatagcttctatccatggtggcatattactgccgtaagattactagataacttccatccatggtggcatataactgccgtaagataacctgataacttccatccatggtcgcatataactgccgtaagataacatgataacttccatccatagtcgcatataactgccgtaagataacatgataacttccatccatggtggcatataactgccgtaagataacctgataacttctaTCTAAGCCGTAAGATGACCTGATAACTTCTatctatggtggcatataactgccgtaagataacctgataacttctatccatggtggcatataactgccgtaagataacctgatagcttctatccatggtggcatattactgccgtaagattaCCTGATAACTTCTATtcatggtggcatattactgccgtaagataacctgataacttctatccatggtggcatataactgccgtaagataacctgataactgccatccatggtggcatataactgccgtaagataacctgataacatccatccatggtggcatataactgccgtaagataacctgacaacttctatccatggtggcatataactgccgttagataacctgataacttctatccatggtggcatgtaactgccgtaagataacctgataacttctatccatggtggcatataactgccgtaagataacctgat contains:
- the LOC128244349 gene encoding carbonyl reductase [NADPH] 2-like yields the protein MSLNLKGKRFLVTGAGRGIGRELVRALYKEECRCKEDIEADRPGSFVNVSSVLSHVAFPGQGPYCFTKAALDMITKQFALELGQHNIRVNSINPTLVLTENIKKFIEEVSPVDKLFTLRAPCDRLPEVTEVVVPIMYLLSDMSSMVSGTNQVVDGGMLSCFITHL